A part of Fusarium oxysporum Fo47 chromosome III, complete sequence genomic DNA contains:
- a CDS encoding uncharacterized protein (of unknown function-domain containing protein) yields MASFLKNAFGGAKAPEPASPDSDFADFAEAPNPAPEAATQDATAGSAAAAATAVPYTKWYNVHERHSLSEFRLEGIILLISSFIFLLHMIGARRNRSRAKAWIRAHAPVLQKEYALVGFGGVPTLDNQDVNPDTLIKEKSLFEFATYATGRQNTAFTDFKLTLTKKFNPIVNGFEHVASFFVETVDAPKDAVEVLTYPFDGKESLTVPSAPGASEIRAKDAKSTYDGFVWGVVHKDVMRRVRDDRYDVSLTFTKDNPKLPAWLTVMSESAEITDTLLTPELIAAVEAAGDLFEYLIISDQPVDKPATLEETTPRKRLFLKYALPSDGNYDNLLPLFSHFLQLPDVLVKVAHFRPEVSKKVRSTREHAISELKKTAESQRQEELLLEKEKARKAKRDAELKGLDAKAQKRYLEKEREKEMRRSQKRQTQRA; encoded by the exons ATGGCATCTTTCTTGAAGAACGCCTTTGGAGGTGCAAAGGCCCCTGAGCCTGCGAGTCCAGATTCTG ACTTCGCAGACTTCGCCGAGGCTCCCAATCCAGCTCCTGAGGCCGCTACCCAGGATGCGACAGCTGGAAgtgccgctgccgctgctaCGGCCGTTCCATATACCAAGTGGTACAATGTCCACGAGCGTCACTCCCTTTCCGAGTTCAGGCTTGAGGGCATCattctcctcatctcgagttttatcttcctccttcataTGATTGGCGCTCGCCGCAATCGCTCTAGGGCCAAGGCCTGGATTCGCGCTCACGCCCCCGTTCTCCAGAAGGAGTACGCTCTtgttggctttggtggtgtACCCACCTTGGATAACCAAGATGTCAATCCCGATACActcatcaaggagaagtCCCTCTTCGAATTTGCAACATACGCTACTGGTCGACAGAACACGGCTTTCACCGACTTCAAGCTTACTCTGACCAAGAAGTTCAACCCCATTGTCAATGGCTTCGAGCATGTCGCAAGCTTTTTCGTCGAGACTGTTGATGCGCCTAAGGATGCCGTCGAGGTTCTGACCTACCCCTTTGATGGCAAGGAGAGTCTTACAGTCCCCTCTGCTCCTGGTGCTTCTGAAATCCGCGCCAAGGATGCTAAGAGCACCTACGATGGTTTTGTTTGGGGTGTTGTGCACAAGGACGTCATGCGTCGCGTCCGCGACGACCGATACGATGTGTCTCTCACTTTCACCAAGGATAACCCTAAGCTTCCCGCTTGGCTCACTGTCATGAGCGAGAGCGCCGAGATCACTGATACACTCCTTACTCCTGAGCTCATTGCCGCTGTTGAAGCCGCTGGCGACCTGTTCGAGTACCTAATTATCTCCGATCAGCCTGTTGACAAGCCCGCTACCCTTGAGGAGACGACTCCCCGCAAGCGACTCTTCCTGAAGTACGCCCTCCCTTCCGATGGCAATTACGATAATCTTCTGCCTCTCTTCTCGCACTTTCTCCAGCTTCCCGATGTCCTTGTCAAGGTTGCTCATTTCCGCCCCGAGGTTTCCAAGAAAGTCCGCAGCACCCGTGAGCATGCCATCAGTGAGCTTAAGAAGACCGCTGAGAGCCAACGCCAAGAGGaactccttcttgagaaggagaaggcccGCAAGGCTAAGCGCGATGCTGAGCTCAAGGGTCTCGATGCCAAGGCGCAAAAGCGATAcctcgagaaggagagggagaaggagatgcgCAGATCTCAGAAGCGACAGACACAGCGTGCCTAG
- a CDS encoding fungal-specific transcription factor domain-containing protein, whose translation MEPLSRFSSLDLPQVAYHDCFAAPHGLPSILLGSTGFPPLEVPGAGVHPLRRRKPAPRRLAQSEEREMDKQQQTVQKSRQRREAERERKRALRACDGCRRQKEKCDGGVPCRRCTRLHRQCEFLGPTARDAEGGDGASRNRSGPGNAELLQRASYMEKIITHYAGSVSLDTESLKAMAESIDNKNFDANQVQRQAPIMDSPGSDFLGAEDENYTVQPLDNNTTHYSGEFSHWNFSMRIKQWIEQCVPERHDAPGPLSFKEYYRAEELQSANNTQASLSALPPRYVAEFLVQAFYKHAETNYFYVERGWLAEQIDLIYQNPGALSRREVGTLCMIWIIFAIGTQYAYLDSISGRDAHGKSNDSSPFSEDTIGVMFYQQACKLVPDVITVASLESVQAILLIGIYTLPLDASGLSYIYLNLAVKLAIQNGMHRKWPAGGLDPYVRETRNRVWWTAYTTEKRVGIYHGRPLSILSKDVDAEMPTDRPDIMPSSPTNVAHMLATLRLNQALGKIAHEISVLRTAQKHEMNEGLQRVIDMKEELRRWWDALPETAFHEEVNPQNPITRADTHLKLEYCLLRMYAGRPFILPREVVRGNASTSSSPADSNNQRPNTPHKSNPRSILVADCVEAALTIIDTCHLLQSTIGLARASYTEFSSCRAALLVIITQCLQKKTDRLRDALRTGMAMIKEMSAGGESARSEASLIEVFERAISRLDATADPSGRETDYSRFKKWELLWKNDVPLQDFRQEASPETSLPLPQNPNAFWRGSTSATARPGMPTMQAPSPFVGMDTNFPSVPQVMDEFSTLFGYGFGPSPDSMAGTANGGMWMGP comes from the exons ATGGAGCCACTAAGTCGCTTTTCAAGCCTCGATCTACCT CAAGTCGCTTACCACGATTGCTTCGCCGCACCTCACGGCCTCCCAAGCATTTTGCTGGGATCTACGGGCTTCCCGCCGCTCGAGGTCCCAGGAGCAGGAGTCCATCCGCTCCGCCGCCGCAAACCGGCCCCGCGCCGACTCGCGCAATCTGAAGAACGGGAGATGGACAAGCAACAACAGACTGTGCAGAAGAGCCGGCAGCGCCGCGAAGCCGAGAGAGAACGCAAGCGAGCACTCCGAGC CTGCGACGGCTGCCGACGACAGAAGGAGAAATGCGACGGTGGTGTACCATGCCGAAGATGTACGCGCCTACATCGCCAATGCGAGTTCCTAGGTCCGACTGCCAGAGATGCCGAAGGAGGTGATGGTGCATCGAG GAATCGCTCCGGCCCAGGCAACGCTGAGCTCCTTCAGCGTGCTTCTTATATGGAGAAGATCATTACCCACTATGCTGGAAGTGTCTCTCTTGATACGGAATCACTGAAGGCTATGGCCGAGTCCATCGACAACAAGAATTTCGACGCTAATCAAGTTCAACGACAAGCTCCGATTATGGATTCTCCAGGTTCTGACTTTTTGGGAGCAGAAGACGAGAACTATACAGTCCAGCCACTGGATAATAACACTACTC ACTACTCAGGCGAGTTCTCTCACTGGAATTTCTCAATGAGAATCAAGCAATGGATCGAACAATGTGTACCAGAGCGCCAT GATGCACCAGGCCCCCTCAGTTTCAAAGAGTATTATCGAGCCGAGGAGCTCCAGTCAGCCAATAACACGCAGGCATCACTTTCTGCACTGCCTCCTCGATATGTCGCCGAATTCCTGGTCCAGGCTTTCTACAAGCATGCCGAGACCAACTACTTCTATGTTGAGCGTGGGTGGCTCGCTGAACAGATTGATCTAATTTATCAGAACCCCGGGGCTTTATCTCGTCGTGAAGTGGGGACGCTCTGCATGATTTGGATCATCTTTGCGATTGGAACTCAGTACGCATATCTCGATTCGATCTCGGGAAGAGATGCCCATGGCAAGTCGAACGATTCAAGCCCTTTCTCCGAGGATACAATAGGTGTTATGTTCTATCAACAAGCCTGCAAGCTCGTTCCTGATGTCATTACTGTTGCATCACTGGAGAGTGTTCAGGctattcttctcatcggcaTCTATACCCTGCCCCTTGATGCCTCAGGGTTATCGTACATTTACCTTAATCTCGCGGTAAAGCTCGCGATCCAGAATGGCATGCATAGGAAGTGGCCTGCCGGGGGACTTGATCCTTACGTTCGCGAAACCCGGAACCGCGTATGGTGGACAGCTTATACGACAGAGAA ACGAGTTGGTATCTACCACGGGCGGCCTTTATCTATTCTGAGTAAAGATGTCGACGCAGAGATGCCCACTGATCGACCAGACATAATGCCATCGAGCCCTACAAATGTTGCGCATATGCTTGCAACGTTACGGTTGAATCAGGCGCTTGGTAAGATTGCGCATGAGAT CTCTGTTCTTCGAACCGCGCAGAAACATGAGATGAATGAAGGTTTGCAACGGGTCATCGATATGAAGGAGGAGCTTCGAAGGTGGTGGGACGCACTGCCCGAAACCGCGTTTCACGAAGAAGTCAATCCTCAAAACCCTATCACACGAGCAGATACGCATCTCAAACTAGAGTATTGCCTGCTGCGAATGTACGCTGGGCGGCCCTTCATCTTACCTCGCGAAGTCGTGCGTGGTAATGCGAGCACGTCGAGTTCACCCGCTGATTCAAACAACCAAAGACCCAACACGCCTCATAAGTCCAATCCTCGGTCGATCCTGGTTGCTGACTGCGTGGAGGCTGCATTGACCATAATCGACAcatgccatcttcttcaaagcACGATTGGTCTTGCACGGGCATCATACACGGAATTCAGCTCCTGTCGTGCTGCTCTCCTGGTCATCATCACCCAGTGCCTGCAAAAGAAGACGGATAGGCTACGTGACGCTCTGCGCACTGGTATGGCTATGATCAAGGAGATGTCAGCAGGTGGAGAGTCAGCCCGTTCTGAAGCATCCCTGATCGAAGTTTTTGAACGTGCTATCTCACGACTTGACGCCACAGCTGATCCCTCCGGCCGAGAAACTGACTACTCGCGGTTCAAGAAATGGGAATTGCTTTGGAAGAATGACGTGCCTCTTCAGGACTTCAGGCAAGAAGCATCACCCGAGACTTCCTTGCCGCTACCTCAAAATCCAAATGCATTTTGGAGAGGAAGCACAAGCGCGACTGCTCGACCTGGTATGCCAACGATGCAGGCCCCGAGCCCTTTTGTGGGAATGGATACCAATTTTCCCTCGGTACCCCAGGTTATGGACGAGTTTTCTACGCTCTTTGGATACGGTTTCGGTCCTAGTCCTGACAGTATGGCTGGCACAGCTAACGGGGGCATGTGGATGGGCCCATGA
- a CDS encoding aminotransferase class-III: MPSFVESPVRTEIPGPVSKASSKRLDAIFDARAVHFVVDYDKSHDNYIVDVDGNKYLDVYAQIASIPVGYNNDTLIEAAKSPEMISALVNRPAIGNFPSDQWVDILRNGLMKVAPKGLSYIFTAQSGSEANELAYKAAFMLYSRRKRGDADWNEEEINSCLENSKPGSPELAIMSFKNSFHGRGFGSLSTTRSKAVHKLDIPSFNWPQAPFPALKYPLEEHVEENAAEEKRCLEEVERIMTTWHCPVAGLIVEPIQSEGGDNHASPAFFQGLRDITKKHGSVLIADEVQTGFGATGSFWGHDHWNLTSPPDMVTFSKKAQTAGYFFGNEMLIPDKAYRQFNTWIGDPARVIMCKAVIQEILDKKLVEQTARVGTHLYAELARLAAKYPEHIQNLRGKDQGTFIAFDTKDPAGLVRSMRHIGVNIGTCGKNTVRLRPMLIFQEEHIPILINAFDKVIGAL, from the exons ATGCCTTCCTTCGTTGAGTCCCCCGTTCGCACGGAGATTCCTGGCCCTGTCTCCAAGGCCAGCTCCAAGCGTCTGGATGCCATTTTCGATGCCCGTGCCGTTCACTTCGTTGTCGACTACGACAAGTCTCACGATAACTA CatcgtcgatgttgatggcaACAAGTACCTCGATGTCTACGCCCAGATTGCTTCCATCCCTGTCGGATACAACAACGACACTCTGATCGAGGCTGCCAAGTCCCCCGAAATGATCTCCGCTCTCGTCAACCGTCCTGCGATTGGCAACTTTCCTTCCGACCAATGGGTCGATATCCTCCGTAACGGCCTCATGAAGGTCGCCCCCAAGGGCCTAAGCTACATCTTCACTGCTCAGTCCGGATCTGAGGCCAACGAGCTTGCCTACAAGGCTGCTTTCATGCTCTACAGTCGCCGCAAGCGTGGCGACGCTGACTGgaatgaggaggagatcaACTCTTGCCTTGAGAACTCCAAGCCTGGCTCTCCTGAGCTCGCCATCATGAGTTTCAAGAACTCTTTCCACGGCCGTGGTTTCGGCTCCCTCTCCACCACCCGCTCCAAGGCTGTCCACAAGCTTGATATCCCTAGCTTCAACTGGCCCCAGGCCCCCTTCCCTGCTCTCAAGTACCCTCTTGAGGAGCACGTCGAGGAGAACGCTGCCGAGGAGAAGCGAtgccttgaagaagttgagcgCATCATGACCACGTGGCATTGCCCCGTTGCCGGTCTCATTGTTGAGCCCATTCAGTCCGAGGGTGGTGACAACCACGCCTCCCCGGCTTTCTTCCAGGGTCTCCGTGATATTACCAAGAAGCACGGATCCGTTCTCATTGCCGACGAGGTCCAGACCGGTTTCGGTGCCACCGGTTCCTTCTGGGGACATGATCACTGGAACCTGACCTCTCCTCCAGACATGGTTACCTTCTCCAAGAAGGCCCAGACTGCTGGTTACTTCTTTGGTAACGAGATGCTCATTCCCGATAAGGCTTACCGTCAGTTCAACACCTGGATCGGCGACCCTGCCCGTGTCATCATGTGCAAGGCTGTCATCCAGGAGATTCTTGacaagaagcttgttgagcagaCGGCCCGCGTGGGCACTCACCTTTATGCTGAGCTTGCGCGCCTTGCTGCCAAATACCCTGAACATATCCAGAACCTCCGTGGAAAAGACCAGGGCACTTTCATTGCTTTCGATACCAAGGACCCTGCTGGTCTCGTTCGCTCCATGCGCCATATTGGTGTGAACATTGGTACTTGCGGCAAGAACACTGTCCGCCTCCGACCTATGCTCATCTTCCAAGAGGAGCACATTCCTATTCTCATCAACGCCTTTGACAAGGTTATTGGTGCTCTGTAA
- a CDS encoding Aldehyde/histidinol dehydrogenase gives MTAPKLTDPTLIKNACYVNGEWVAAKSGKDFAVENPSTLEKIGNCPEFDASDTEAAIAAADAAYKTYRKTPARQRARYLRRWYDLMMENSEDIARLITLENGKPLADGRTEANYAAAFFEWFSEEAPRIYGETIEATNPSCRLSTIKQPVGVCGLIAPWNFPAAMITRKAGPALAAGCTVVIKAPAEAPLTALALAELAHRAGIPAGVVNVITALDNTAEVGKVLTTHPKVKKVSFTGSTGVGRLLMNQSSSTIKKLSFELGGNAPFIVFEDADLDKAVKGVIACKFRNSGQTCVCANRILVHRSIYDKFVQMVLDVVKTFVVGDGFGEQTTHGPLIHGRAVAKAAEHVEDALSKGAKLIHGGERLPHLGPNYFDLTMLTGMKPGMKICSEETFGPVAAFFAFDNEDEAIELANDSDVGLGGYFFSNNVNRCYRVAEALEVGMVGVNCGVLSDPAAPFGGIKQSGFGREGSKYGIDEFTITKMVMTNIDP, from the exons ATGACAGCTCCAAAG CTTACCGATCCTACCCTCATCAAAAACGCGTGTTACGTCAATGGTGAATGGGTAGCTGCAAAGTCTGGGAAGGACTTTGCTGTCGAAA ACCCTTCAACCCTTGAAAAGATTGGGAACTGTCCCGAGTTCGACGCCAGTGACACCGAAGCCGCTATCGCTGCCGCCGATGCCGCATACAAGACATACCGCAAGACCCCGGCTCGCCAGCGGGCCCGGTACCTCCGCCGCTGGTATGATCTCATGATGGAGAACTCGGAGGACATTGCACGACTCATTACCCTTGAGAACGGCAAGCCTCTGGCAGATGGCAGGACAGAGGCCAACTATGCAGCAGCTTTCTTTGAATGGTTTTCAGAGGAGGCCCCTAGAATATATGGTGAGACCATTGAGGCAACAAACCCATCATGTCGTCTATCCACCATCAAACAGCCCGTAGGTGTCTGCGGCCTCATTGCACCGTGGAACTTTCCCGCTGCCATGATTACCCGAAAGGCCGGGCCTGCGCTCGCTGCTGGCTGTACTGTTGTCATTAAAGCTCCCGCTGAGGCTCCTCTGACAGCTCTTGCTCTGGCTGAGCTGGCGCATCGTGCTGGAATTCCTGCCGGCGTTGTCAACGTTATTACAGCCTTGGATAACACTGCTGAAGTGGGCAAAGTCTTGACTACACaccccaaggtcaagaaggtcTCTTTCACTGGGTCAACTGGCGTGGGCAGACTCCTTATGAACCAATCGTCATCAACGATCAAGAAATTGTCCTTTGAATTGGGTGGAAACGCTCCTTTCATCGTTTTCGAAGATGCGGACCTTGATAAGGCTGTTAAGGGTGTGATCGCCTGCAAATTCCGTAACTCGGGTCAAACTTGCGTTTGCGCCAACCGAATTCTGGTGCACCGCAGTATCTATGACAAGTTTGTCCAAATGGTCCTCGATGTTGTCAAGACCTTCGTTGTTGGTGACGGCTTTGGTGAGCAGACAACCCATGGTCCTCTCATCCATGGTCGTGCCGTagccaaggctgctgagcatgttgaagatgctcTTTCCAAGGGAGCCAAGCTTATCCACGGTGGCGAGCGTCTACCACACCTCGGTCCTAACTACTTTGACCTCACAATGTTAACTGGTATGAAGCCTGGCATGAAGATCTGTAGCGAAGAGACTTTCGGGCCTGTTGCTGCTTTCTTTGCATTCGACAACGAGGACGAGGCTATCGAGCTTGCGAACGACAGTGATGTTGGCCTTGGAGGCTATttcttcagcaacaatgTGAACCGATGTTATCGCGTGGCTGAAGCCTTAGAGGTTGGTATGGTTGGTGTAAATTGCG GCGTCCTGAGCGACCCTGCCGCTCCTTTCGGCGGCATTAAGCAGAGTGGTtttggaagagaaggaagcaaGTATGGTATCGACGAGTTTACAATCACCAAGATGGTCATGACAAATATTGATCCATAA